Below is a genomic region from Antricoccus suffuscus.
ACGCTCTCGGCTTGCGCTTCAAGCATGCCGGCGACGCCTTGCACCTTGGGATTGTCTTGGAGTTTGCGTGCCGTGCGCATGATTTGCTCGTAGCGCGCGCGGCCAGCCTTCGCGCCGAGCACGTAGCCGATCCCGAACGCGGCGAACAGCAGAATCTTTCGCATGTGGGACATTCACTCCAAACTAGGTTGTGCGTAGTTGCTTTGACGAATCTACCTGGTTCCGATACGACGTACCTCCCAAGGAGGCAAACCGTTGAGGCTGCCGAACCAGGCGGGGACCCGATCGCAGCCCGTTGCGGGAGGTACGGTAATCTTTGGCGTCGCAGCAACGGTCCCCTATAGCTCAATTGGCAGAGCATTCGACTGTTAATCGAAGGGTTCTTGGTTCGAGTCCAAGTAGGGGAGCTTTTAGGTTGTATAGCGGCGATCCGGAGACCCAGCCGCGAGCGTGCGCATCGGCTCAAGCCGGGCGGCACGGGGTGGTAGCTCAGTTGGTCAGAGCAGTCGACTCATAATCGATCGGTCGCCGGTTCAAGCCCGGCCCACCCCACTATGTCTGGCCGTGGCACAGTCGAGTTATGTCTGGGAGCCACGTACTGGCCTCGATCGGCGCAGACGGTCAGGGCTGGAAACAGGTCGGCGAGCTCGCGTTGGCGTTTTTGTTGTCGTCGGCGATTGGGCTAGAGCGACAGATCCGCGGAAAGAGCGCCGGGCTGCGCACTCAGGCGATTGTCGGTACGGCGTCCGCCCTCATCATGCTGGTGAGCAAATACGGGTTTAACGACGTCCTGTCTCCAGGTGCCGTCGTCCTTGACCCGTCGCGTGTCGCTGCGCAGATAGTCACCGGGATCGGATTTCTTGGGGCGGGACTGATCATCACGCGACGGGGCGAAACCCGTGGCCTGACGACGGCGGCGTCGGTCTGGGAAACTGCGGCGATCGGCATGGCGGCCGGCGCCGGACTCACGGTCCTAGCACTCGTTGTCACGTGTCTGCACTTCATTATCGTGCTGTTGTTTACATGGCTGTCGCGCTATCTACCCGGATCGGGTCGCGCGACCGGGCACATTCGAATTCGTTACCGAGACGGGCAAGGTGTGCTGCGTGAGATCCTTGCCGCCTGCAGCAAACGCGGTTGGGTGATCACCGGCATGATGACCGACAATGATCGCTGGTCGGACGGTTTGGGTGAGATCGTCCCGGGCGGCCCCGAACATGAGGACGCCGGACGTGCAGACGTGGCGGTCGTGCTGCACGTCGCGGGAGCCGGAATGGACGACTTGACAAGTACGTTGGGCGCCGTCGATGGGGTAGTGCAGGTCGATCGGCTGACCGAGGACGAGTCGGAGTAGCCCTACGCCTCGCGGGTGATAGCGACGTTGACGAACAGCGTCGCGCGCGCACTACCTGCGTAGAGTCCTCGCAGCGGCGCCACGTCGTGGTAGTCGCGCCCGTAGCCCACGATCACGTGCGAGTCTGCGATCTCCAGAGAGTTGGTCGGGTCGTAGCCGGTCCAGGTACCGCAGTACCACTCGATCCACGCATGCGACTGCGCTGACATCTCCTCGCCGATCTCGGGGTCCTTAGAAGGCTGCAGGTAGCCCGATACATAACGCGCCGGGATCCCGATCGACCTCAGTGCGCCCAAGGTCACGTGTGCGATGTCTTGGCAGACGCCCTTTTGCTTATCCCATACGACTGAGGCGGTGTCTGTCACGTTGGTCGAGCCCGGGACATACTCCAGGCGGTCTCCGATCGTGTCGCAAATGGTCCGGGCCGCCTCAGCGGGCGTGTCTGACCTGTCGGCGACCTCTTTGGCCAGCGCGGCCAGCTCGGCGGGAGGGCTCGTGTGCTCTGTGGCGAACAGTTGGTCGCTGAGCATCTTCGACCGGTCGCCGATGCCGTCAAGGGCGTCCCAGCTGACATCTCCGGGTACGTGTTCGCGTGACTGCAATTCGACCAGACTGCGTGCGCTGAGATTGAGCGAGTCGTGCGGACGAAGCGACTCGAAGGTGGTGACCCGGGTGCCCCAGTAGTCAACGTAGGCGTCGCGAGAGCTCACCGGCGTGATGTCAAGCGTCGAGTGCAGTAGGAGTTGCTTGCGGGTGTCCAGCGGCAGCATTCGCGCCTCGTTGTACGACGCGCTCACTTCGCCGTCGTAGTTGAAGCCCGTCGTGTGCGTGATCCTAAGCCGTCTCATGCGCGGTCACCGACCCACACCGGAATCGCCTGACTGGGGAAGTAGCGCTGCTGGATCGCCTGTGAAATAGCCAATGTGGACTCCTGTACGGCGTCGACGTATCCCGTCAGGTTAGCGACGAGATCACTGACCGGCAGATACTCGAGCTCTGTGCGTAACCGTCCGATACGGCGCCGGCCCGCGTCGGACACACCGGCACGCTGCTCGGTGGGATCGATTCGTTGCAGGCATCGTTCGGCGAGGTTGAGGGAGTAAAGCACCGATCGCGGAAACAGCCTGTCAAGCATGAGAAACTCCGCGGCATTGGACGTCTTGGGCGCGCCGCGGTAAGTACGCAGGAAAACCTCGTAGGCGCCGCACGACCACAGAATGGTGGTCCACGACGGGCGGGTCGGCATGCTTCGGGTGGCAACCATCCGCGCGGTCATATCGGCGCGTTCGAGGGTACGACCGAGGGTGAAGAACTGCCACGTCTCGTCGCGACTGGTCGCCGAGTCGATCATCCCGAGTGCCATCGCGGTGCGGTCACGGACCCAGCCGAAATGCTGGTGCGCCTGCTCGCTGGTGAGGCGTCGTGGCATCCGCATCCGGGTCGTGTTGAGGCACTCCCAGACGTCACTCGAGATAATTTCCCTTGCCCTGCGGGCGTTTTCGCGTGCCGCGTTAAGCGAGTGCGCGATCGATGCGGGCTGGTCCCGGTCGACTGCCAGCAGCCGTAGGACGTCGCGTTGGGTGACCGGCTGGCCTTCGGGCGCAGCGCAGCCCATGATGGCTAACAGCGATCGGCAGGCGAGCTCTTCCTCGATGCTCTGGTCCTCGAGCATCAGT
It encodes:
- a CDS encoding transglutaminase family protein, translated to MRRLRITHTTGFNYDGEVSASYNEARMLPLDTRKQLLLHSTLDITPVSSRDAYVDYWGTRVTTFESLRPHDSLNLSARSLVELQSREHVPGDVSWDALDGIGDRSKMLSDQLFATEHTSPPAELAALAKEVADRSDTPAEAARTICDTIGDRLEYVPGSTNVTDTASVVWDKQKGVCQDIAHVTLGALRSIGIPARYVSGYLQPSKDPEIGEEMSAQSHAWIEWYCGTWTGYDPTNSLEIADSHVIVGYGRDYHDVAPLRGLYAGSARATLFVNVAITREA
- a CDS encoding MgtC/SapB family protein, producing the protein MSGSHVLASIGADGQGWKQVGELALAFLLSSAIGLERQIRGKSAGLRTQAIVGTASALIMLVSKYGFNDVLSPGAVVLDPSRVAAQIVTGIGFLGAGLIITRRGETRGLTTAASVWETAAIGMAAGAGLTVLALVVTCLHFIIVLLFTWLSRYLPGSGRATGHIRIRYRDGQGVLREILAACSKRGWVITGMMTDNDRWSDGLGEIVPGGPEHEDAGRADVAVVLHVAGAGMDDLTSTLGAVDGVVQVDRLTEDESE
- a CDS encoding alpha-E domain-containing protein, which codes for MLSRIAESLFWIGRYVERADSTARIADIHLQLMLEDQSIEEELACRSLLAIMGCAAPEGQPVTQRDVLRLLAVDRDQPASIAHSLNAARENARRAREIISSDVWECLNTTRMRMPRRLTSEQAHQHFGWVRDRTAMALGMIDSATSRDETWQFFTLGRTLERADMTARMVATRSMPTRPSWTTILWSCGAYEVFLRTYRGAPKTSNAAEFLMLDRLFPRSVLYSLNLAERCLQRIDPTEQRAGVSDAGRRRIGRLRTELEYLPVSDLVANLTGYVDAVQESTLAISQAIQQRYFPSQAIPVWVGDRA